Proteins from a genomic interval of Hydrogenothermus marinus:
- a CDS encoding DNA adenine methylase, with product MNKTLFGETLEVVPLKEIPQFRIIGSKYNMLFNIYKILKKEGITGHSFFDVFSGSTVVGRFFKKMYSIISNDNLYFSYVLQRGLIVINNLPSFSNLNLNNLSKEPRKRINQILNYLNTLKGTEGFIYQHYTPASKDIDGVERKYFSLKNGMKIDSVRIQIEEWFKEDYISDDEYFYLLTSLLLAVQKVANISGTYGAFNKFWDPRAHKPLILKYIEAIPSKFTHVAYNENIFDLLEKITCDIAYIDPPYNSRQYIANYHMLETIAKYDNPKIKGKTGIREYGDKEKSVFCSKKEVEDAFLKLLNGLKAKYIIISYNSEGLLSKNQIIQILEDSGIKRIRFYEIPYRRFKSNNNSKKNKISEYLFIGVKERW from the coding sequence ATGAATAAAACTTTATTCGGTGAAACTTTGGAAGTAGTTCCTCTTAAAGAAATTCCTCAGTTTAGGATTATTGGAAGCAAGTATAATATGTTATTTAATATATATAAAATTTTGAAAAAAGAGGGTATCACAGGCCATTCTTTTTTTGATGTTTTTAGTGGTAGTACTGTAGTTGGAAGATTTTTTAAAAAAATGTATTCAATAATCTCAAATGATAATCTCTATTTTTCATATGTTCTCCAACGCGGATTAATTGTAATAAATAATCTTCCTTCTTTTTCTAATTTAAATCTTAATAATCTTTCAAAAGAACCAAGAAAAAGAATTAACCAGATTTTAAATTATCTCAATACCTTAAAAGGTACTGAAGGTTTTATATATCAACATTACACTCCAGCTAGTAAAGATATTGATGGGGTGGAGAGAAAATACTTCTCGCTTAAAAATGGAATGAAAATAGATAGTGTAAGGATACAAATAGAAGAATGGTTTAAGGAAGATTATATATCAGATGATGAGTATTTTTATCTTTTAACAAGTTTACTTCTTGCCGTTCAAAAAGTAGCAAATATATCAGGTACTTATGGAGCATTCAATAAATTTTGGGACCCGAGAGCACACAAACCTCTTATTCTAAAATATATAGAAGCGATACCAAGCAAATTTACACATGTAGCCTACAATGAGAATATTTTTGATTTATTAGAGAAAATAACATGCGATATTGCTTATATAGATCCTCCTTATAATTCAAGGCAGTATATTGCTAATTATCATATGTTAGAAACAATAGCAAAATATGACAATCCTAAAATTAAAGGTAAAACAGGGATAAGGGAATATGGAGATAAGGAGAAGTCTGTATTTTGTAGTAAGAAAGAAGTTGAAGACGCTTTTTTAAAATTACTAAATGGTCTAAAAGCAAAATATATCATTATAAGTTATAATAGTGAAGGTTTGCTTTCAAAAAATCAAATAATCCAAATACTTGAAGATAGTGGAATAAAAAGAATAAGATTTTACGAAATTCCATATAGGAGATTTAAAAGTAATAATAATTCCAAGAAAAATAAAATTAGTGAGTATCTATTTATTGGGGTGAAAGAAAGATGGTAA
- a CDS encoding TRM11 family SAM-dependent methyltransferase, whose amino-acid sequence MVKFKELLNKFEPFPFRDFRDEIKKGSYKKKSKFSYIGPDGEVYDIRNELNNLSGRKWLFFLNSIEITNYPTTGKESYGHELRKIHPSPKPPQLMKNIIEFFTKEGGWVFDPFMGVGGTLLGASLCRRNAVGIDISKKYIEVYKEVSKKLGLKEQITIVEDAKNIPLIFEDLGEFFDLILTDPPYCNMQARPKTGDKAKKRGKRFSTPFTTNPRDIGNINYNAYLQALKEIIEKAVQYLKKRKYIVIFIKDLQPDKNHHNMLHADIVSTLSEIRSLKFKGYKIWFDKAQNLYPFGYPFSYVSNQFHQFILIFRKEA is encoded by the coding sequence ATGGTAAAGTTTAAAGAACTATTGAATAAGTTTGAACCATTTCCCTTTAGGGATTTCAGAGACGAAATAAAGAAAGGAAGCTATAAAAAAAAGAGCAAATTTTCTTATATTGGTCCAGATGGAGAAGTTTATGATATTAGAAATGAATTAAATAATTTAAGTGGAAGGAAATGGCTCTTTTTTCTTAATTCCATTGAAATAACGAATTATCCAACCACTGGAAAAGAATCTTATGGACATGAATTAAGGAAAATTCATCCTTCTCCTAAGCCTCCACAACTAATGAAAAATATAATTGAATTTTTTACTAAAGAAGGTGGTTGGGTATTTGATCCATTTATGGGTGTTGGTGGGACTCTTTTAGGTGCTTCTTTATGCAGAAGAAATGCGGTAGGCATAGATATTTCAAAAAAATATATAGAAGTGTATAAAGAAGTTTCAAAAAAACTAGGACTCAAAGAACAAATAACTATTGTGGAAGATGCAAAAAACATACCATTAATTTTTGAAGATTTAGGAGAGTTTTTTGATTTGATTCTTACTGATCCTCCTTATTGTAATATGCAAGCAAGACCAAAAACAGGAGATAAAGCAAAAAAACGAGGGAAGAGATTTAGCACTCCATTTACCACCAATCCAAGAGATATAGGAAATATTAATTATAATGCTTACTTACAAGCACTGAAAGAAATCATTGAGAAAGCCGTTCAGTACCTTAAGAAAAGAAAATATATTGTAATATTTATAAAAGATTTGCAGCCAGATAAAAATCATCATAATATGCTACATGCAGATATCGTTTCAACTTTATCAGAAATAAGGAGTCTTAAGTTTAAAGGATATAAAATTTGGTTTGATAAAGCACAGAATTTATATCCATTTGGGTATCCTTTCAGTTATGTAAGCAATCAATTCCATCAATTTATTTTAATATTTCGTAAAGAGGCTTAA
- a CDS encoding class II glutamine amidotransferase translates to MCELLGIAFNKPIKPTLSFRGFRHRGEINPHGWGIAYYPDTSVQVIKEPIKAGESSLSEFIKNYPRIKSKIFISHVRYTSVGSKSHMNTHPFQRELNGKEFVFAHNGTLHNYKRLSTGRFRPVGETDSEHIFCYILNRIEERNINRWTSEDFRWLWDLLKTINKKGTFNCIFSDGEHLFCYHDEKSYNGLCFVHRKAPFNTVRLEDEDFEINLSEEKEPSQKGFIIATRPLTNERWENFHAGELIVFRNGNIVFSSSNRDAKQFSTTLNEIELNILRLLRQSPHRLSFRTICDNVGLSREELLPSIYSLLCKRYIKQDSRDRVKWDHDDATFYTEPSKRSEIDGLIRK, encoded by the coding sequence ATGTGTGAACTATTGGGGATAGCATTCAATAAGCCTATCAAACCAACTTTATCATTTAGAGGATTCCGCCATAGAGGAGAGATCAATCCACACGGATGGGGAATAGCTTATTATCCAGATACATCTGTCCAAGTGATAAAAGAACCAATAAAAGCAGGAGAAAGTTCCTTATCAGAATTCATAAAAAACTATCCGCGAATTAAATCAAAGATATTTATTTCACATGTAAGATATACAAGCGTTGGGTCAAAGAGCCATATGAACACGCATCCCTTTCAAAGAGAACTAAATGGTAAAGAATTTGTTTTTGCCCATAACGGTACACTACATAATTATAAGAGATTATCAACAGGTAGATTTAGACCTGTAGGAGAAACTGATTCAGAGCATATATTTTGTTATATCCTCAATCGCATTGAAGAAAGAAACATAAATCGATGGACATCTGAAGATTTTAGATGGTTGTGGGATCTATTAAAAACCATTAACAAAAAAGGCACTTTCAATTGTATCTTTTCTGATGGAGAACATTTATTCTGTTACCATGATGAAAAAAGTTATAATGGTCTTTGTTTCGTTCATCGAAAAGCTCCTTTCAATACAGTGCGTCTGGAAGATGAAGATTTTGAAATCAACCTCTCGGAAGAAAAAGAACCATCTCAAAAAGGCTTTATCATTGCTACGAGACCATTAACCAATGAGCGGTGGGAAAACTTTCACGCTGGGGAGTTGATCGTTTTTAGAAATGGCAATATAGTTTTTTCAAGTTCCAATCGCGACGCAAAACAGTTTTCAACCACACTAAATGAGATTGAACTAAACATATTAAGACTTCTTAGACAAAGCCCCCATCGATTAAGTTTCAGAACAATATGTGATAATGTCGGTTTGTCTCGCGAAGAATTGTTACCCTCAATTTACTCATTGCTGTGTAAAAGATATATAAAACAAGACAGTAGAGATAGAGTCAAATGGGATCATGATGACGCGACATTTTATACAGAACCATCTAAGAGATCAGAAATTGACGGACTGATTAGAAAATGA